A single Primulina eburnea isolate SZY01 chromosome 11, ASM2296580v1, whole genome shotgun sequence DNA region contains:
- the LOC140806067 gene encoding LEAF RUST 10 DISEASE-RESISTANCEUS RECEPTOR-LIKE PROTEIN KINASE-like 2.4 isoform X2: MIPGLFIHTSSSDSGDAAMSSSTIVLLHTFTCTSWILALALVNGATFTVMNKCTQTIWPAISGTPSLNSTGFELPKGGNRVLQVPKGWVGKFWGRTGCIFDANGKGSCSTGDCGSGQIECEGANFGDSTATLAEFSIESFNSTDFYDISLINGFNLPMMIDARGRSGQHCQSTGCTEDMNRLCPADLRTKSGDACQNKCKATGTQRSSVCGLTNYLKLFKNACPMAFIFPTDDANAVLTCTAGDYVITFCPSELSLQNETCSRPFQCGSITNISYPFWGANRPRNCGFPGFQLTNCESNVPLLTIASRAYQVLGINHSSQTLQVARQDLWDNTCPSVLYNTTLDPNLFSFPQNYIYKNVTLYYHCISVPVDNHQFTCHTDGINTLNYFVGEEASKIVSTPTCNNSISVPVNPSAAEALSEYFASPNDLKDALAQGFSIQWLNSIASCQGCVRSGGVCGYGLDSALPSCDIAKNVLEVATTTGESRQSTVKKVLIGMAITVTVAVVAAFIIVCIRRKRRFKRLQLVLNQEANSNVESFLLNHEYLAPKKYKYSQIKKITKSFSEELGHGGYGSVYKGTLPNGQFVAVKLLTETKSNGEDFINEVASISRTSHVNIVNLLGFCYEKNRRALVYEFMPNKSLDKFISTNESLNKNCSLDWETLSKIAVGIARGLEYLHKGCNTRIVHFDIKPQNILLDEDFCPKISDFGLAKLCKKKQSILSMAGTRGTIGYIAPEVFSRNFGGVSHKSDVYSYGMMILEMAGARNIVGLGSIQSSENYFPDKIYEQVILHETENVEADASEKEEATRKMFLVGFWCIQTIPSDRPSMSKVVEMLEGSLDSIPIPPKPYLFTPASLGQELSPSVSGNAEIESSIEGEHYN, from the exons ATGATTCCGGGTCTCTTCATCCACACAAGTTCTTCTGATTCAGGCGATGCCGCCATGTCTTCTTCCACCATTGTTCTGCTCCACACGTTTACTTGCACATCGTGGATTCTAGCATTGGCCCTTGTTAATGGTGCGACATTTACGGTCATGAACAAGTGTACTCAAACCATTTGGCCTGCGATTTCGGGCACCCCATCACTTAATTCAACAGGATTCGAGCTCCCCAAGGGTGGCAACAGAGTGTTGCAAGTTCCAAAAGGGTGGGTGGGTAAGTTTTGGGGCAGAACAGGGTGCATTTTCGATGCCAATGGCAAAGGCTCCTGCAGTACTGGCGACTGCGGTTCCGGACAAATAGAGTGCGAAGGCGCCAATTTCGGTGACTCCACTGCAACTTTAGCGGAGTTCTCCATCGAATCTTTCAATTCCACGGACTTTTACGATATCAGCCTCATCAATGGCTTCAACTTACCCATGATGATAGATGCCAGAGGCAGATCAGGACAACACTGCCAATCCACAGGCTGCACAGAGGACATGAACCGGCTGTGCCCAGCGGACCTGAGAACTAAAAGTGGCGATGCGTGCCAGAACAAGTGCAAGGCGACCGGTACACAACGTTCATCGGTGTGCGGGCTGACAAATTATTTGAAGTTGTTCAAGAATGCGTGTCCCATGGCTTTCATCTTCCCGACCGATGATGCCAATGCAGTACTCACTTGCACCGCCGGGGATTATGTCATCACTTTCTGTCCCTCCGAACTAAG CCTGCAAAATGAAACGTGCAGCCGGCCATTTCAGTGCGGCAGCATCACCAACATCAGCTATCCCTTCTGGGGAGCGAATCGTCCCAGAAATTGCGGCTTTCCAGGTTTCCAGTTAACCAACTGCGAGAGCAATGTCCCACTTCTCACCATTGCTTCAAGAGCTTATCAAGTCCTGGGAATCAATCACTCGTCACAAACTCTACAAGTAGCAAGACAGGACTTATGGGACAATACATGTCCGAGTGTTCTCTACAACACAACTTTAGATCCAAACCTTTTCAGCTTTCCTCAAAACTATATTTACAAGAATGTCACCCTGTACTACCATTGCATCAGTGTGCCAGTTGATAACCACCAGTTTACCTGCCATACAGATGGCATCAATACTCTAAATTATTTCGTGGGAGAAGAGGCATCCAAGATAGTATCCACTCCCACATGCAACAATAGTATTTCTGTTCCAGTAAATCCGTCTGCTGCAGAGGCTTTGTCCGAATATTTTGCTTCACCTAATGATTTGAAGGATGCTCTTGCCCAGGGATTTTCAATCCAATGGTTAAATTCCATTGCCAGCTGCCAGGGTTGTGTTCGATCAGGCGGTGTTTGTGGGTATGGCCTGGATTCAGCATTGCCTAGCTGTGACATTGCAAAGAATGTGCTGGAGGTGGCTACTACAACAG GTGAATCCAGGCAATCTACCGTGAAGAAGGTTCTAATTG gaATGGCCATAACTGTGACTGTTGCAGTTGTTGCAGCCTTTATCATAGTTTGCATCAGAAGAAAACGTCGCTTCAAAAGATTACAACTTGTTTTGAACCAAGAAgctaattcaaatgttgaaagttttctacTCAATCATGAATATCTGGctccaaaaaaatataaatattctcaaatcaagaaaataacaaaatcatttAGTGAGGAGCTCGGGCATGGAGGATATGGAAGCGTGTACAAAGGGACGCTACCTAATGGGCAATTTGTTGCTGTCAAGCTTTTGACAGAGACAAAAAGCAATGGAGAAGATTTCATTAATGAAGTTGCGAGCATCAGCAGAACTTCCCATGTGAATATCGTGAATCTGTTGGGATTTTGCTACGAAAAGAACAGAAGAGCTTTGGTCTATGAATTTATGCCCAACAAATCATTAGACAAATTTATCAGCACCAATGAATCACTCAATAAGAATTGCAGCCTGGATTGGGAAACTTTGTCTAAGATCGCAGTTGGTATTGCTCGAGGTTTAGAATACCTTCACAAAGGTTGCAACACGAGGATTGTTCATTTCGACATCAAGCCTCAAAATATTCTATTGGATGAAGATTTTTGTCCCAAAATCTCTGATTTTGGGCTTGCTAAACTATGCAAAAAGAAGCAGAGTATTTTATCTATGGCTGGGACAAGAGGGACTATCGGATACATTGCTCCTGAAGTATTCTCCAGGAATTTTGGAGGAGTTTCTCACAAGTCGGACGTCTACAGCTATGGGATGATGATTCTTGAAATGGCTGGAGCAAGAAACATTGTCGGCCTTGGATCAATCCAATCCAGCGAAAATTATTTTCCAGATAAAATCTATGAGCAAGTAATATTACATGAAACTGAAAACGTGGAAGCAGATGCAAGTGAAAAAGAAGAAGCCACAaggaaaatgtttttggtgggATTTTGGTGCATTCAAACCATCCCGTCAGACAGGCCATCGATGTCTAAGGTTGTGGAAATGTTAGAAGGTAGTCTTGATTCCATACCGATTCCACCGAAGCCATATCTATTTACTCCGGCGTCACTAGGGCAAGAATTATCCCCATCTGTGTCTGGAAATGCAGAGATAGAAAGTTCTATTGAGGGAGAGCATTACAATTAG
- the LOC140806067 gene encoding LEAF RUST 10 DISEASE-RESISTANCEUS RECEPTOR-LIKE PROTEIN KINASE-like 2.4 isoform X1: MIPGLFIHTSSSDSGDAAMSSSTIVLLHTFTCTSWILALALVNGATFTVMNKCTQTIWPAISGTPSLNSTGFELPKGGNRVLQVPKGWVGKFWGRTGCIFDANGKGSCSTGDCGSGQIECEGANFGDSTATLAEFSIESFNSTDFYDISLINGFNLPMMIDARGRSGQHCQSTGCTEDMNRLCPADLRTKSGDACQNKCKATGTQRSSVCGLTNYLKLFKNACPMAFIFPTDDANAVLTCTAGDYVITFCPSELSLQNETCSRPFQCGSITNISYPFWGANRPRNCGFPGFQLTNCESNVPLLTIASRAYQVLGINHSSQTLQVARQDLWDNTCPSVLYNTTLDPNLFSFPQNYIYKNVTLYYHCISVPVDNHQFTCHTDGINTLNYFVGEEASKIVSTPTCNNSISVPVNPSAAEALSEYFASPNDLKDALAQGFSIQWLNSIASCQGCVRSGGVCGYGLDSALPSCDIAKNVLEVATTTGLTPTLSPGPSPFYNTGESRQSTVKKVLIGMAITVTVAVVAAFIIVCIRRKRRFKRLQLVLNQEANSNVESFLLNHEYLAPKKYKYSQIKKITKSFSEELGHGGYGSVYKGTLPNGQFVAVKLLTETKSNGEDFINEVASISRTSHVNIVNLLGFCYEKNRRALVYEFMPNKSLDKFISTNESLNKNCSLDWETLSKIAVGIARGLEYLHKGCNTRIVHFDIKPQNILLDEDFCPKISDFGLAKLCKKKQSILSMAGTRGTIGYIAPEVFSRNFGGVSHKSDVYSYGMMILEMAGARNIVGLGSIQSSENYFPDKIYEQVILHETENVEADASEKEEATRKMFLVGFWCIQTIPSDRPSMSKVVEMLEGSLDSIPIPPKPYLFTPASLGQELSPSVSGNAEIESSIEGEHYN, from the exons ATGATTCCGGGTCTCTTCATCCACACAAGTTCTTCTGATTCAGGCGATGCCGCCATGTCTTCTTCCACCATTGTTCTGCTCCACACGTTTACTTGCACATCGTGGATTCTAGCATTGGCCCTTGTTAATGGTGCGACATTTACGGTCATGAACAAGTGTACTCAAACCATTTGGCCTGCGATTTCGGGCACCCCATCACTTAATTCAACAGGATTCGAGCTCCCCAAGGGTGGCAACAGAGTGTTGCAAGTTCCAAAAGGGTGGGTGGGTAAGTTTTGGGGCAGAACAGGGTGCATTTTCGATGCCAATGGCAAAGGCTCCTGCAGTACTGGCGACTGCGGTTCCGGACAAATAGAGTGCGAAGGCGCCAATTTCGGTGACTCCACTGCAACTTTAGCGGAGTTCTCCATCGAATCTTTCAATTCCACGGACTTTTACGATATCAGCCTCATCAATGGCTTCAACTTACCCATGATGATAGATGCCAGAGGCAGATCAGGACAACACTGCCAATCCACAGGCTGCACAGAGGACATGAACCGGCTGTGCCCAGCGGACCTGAGAACTAAAAGTGGCGATGCGTGCCAGAACAAGTGCAAGGCGACCGGTACACAACGTTCATCGGTGTGCGGGCTGACAAATTATTTGAAGTTGTTCAAGAATGCGTGTCCCATGGCTTTCATCTTCCCGACCGATGATGCCAATGCAGTACTCACTTGCACCGCCGGGGATTATGTCATCACTTTCTGTCCCTCCGAACTAAG CCTGCAAAATGAAACGTGCAGCCGGCCATTTCAGTGCGGCAGCATCACCAACATCAGCTATCCCTTCTGGGGAGCGAATCGTCCCAGAAATTGCGGCTTTCCAGGTTTCCAGTTAACCAACTGCGAGAGCAATGTCCCACTTCTCACCATTGCTTCAAGAGCTTATCAAGTCCTGGGAATCAATCACTCGTCACAAACTCTACAAGTAGCAAGACAGGACTTATGGGACAATACATGTCCGAGTGTTCTCTACAACACAACTTTAGATCCAAACCTTTTCAGCTTTCCTCAAAACTATATTTACAAGAATGTCACCCTGTACTACCATTGCATCAGTGTGCCAGTTGATAACCACCAGTTTACCTGCCATACAGATGGCATCAATACTCTAAATTATTTCGTGGGAGAAGAGGCATCCAAGATAGTATCCACTCCCACATGCAACAATAGTATTTCTGTTCCAGTAAATCCGTCTGCTGCAGAGGCTTTGTCCGAATATTTTGCTTCACCTAATGATTTGAAGGATGCTCTTGCCCAGGGATTTTCAATCCAATGGTTAAATTCCATTGCCAGCTGCCAGGGTTGTGTTCGATCAGGCGGTGTTTGTGGGTATGGCCTGGATTCAGCATTGCCTAGCTGTGACATTGCAAAGAATGTGCTGGAGGTGGCTACTACAACAG GTTTGACTCCGACACTTAGCCCCGGACCTTCTCCATTTTATAATACCG GTGAATCCAGGCAATCTACCGTGAAGAAGGTTCTAATTG gaATGGCCATAACTGTGACTGTTGCAGTTGTTGCAGCCTTTATCATAGTTTGCATCAGAAGAAAACGTCGCTTCAAAAGATTACAACTTGTTTTGAACCAAGAAgctaattcaaatgttgaaagttttctacTCAATCATGAATATCTGGctccaaaaaaatataaatattctcaaatcaagaaaataacaaaatcatttAGTGAGGAGCTCGGGCATGGAGGATATGGAAGCGTGTACAAAGGGACGCTACCTAATGGGCAATTTGTTGCTGTCAAGCTTTTGACAGAGACAAAAAGCAATGGAGAAGATTTCATTAATGAAGTTGCGAGCATCAGCAGAACTTCCCATGTGAATATCGTGAATCTGTTGGGATTTTGCTACGAAAAGAACAGAAGAGCTTTGGTCTATGAATTTATGCCCAACAAATCATTAGACAAATTTATCAGCACCAATGAATCACTCAATAAGAATTGCAGCCTGGATTGGGAAACTTTGTCTAAGATCGCAGTTGGTATTGCTCGAGGTTTAGAATACCTTCACAAAGGTTGCAACACGAGGATTGTTCATTTCGACATCAAGCCTCAAAATATTCTATTGGATGAAGATTTTTGTCCCAAAATCTCTGATTTTGGGCTTGCTAAACTATGCAAAAAGAAGCAGAGTATTTTATCTATGGCTGGGACAAGAGGGACTATCGGATACATTGCTCCTGAAGTATTCTCCAGGAATTTTGGAGGAGTTTCTCACAAGTCGGACGTCTACAGCTATGGGATGATGATTCTTGAAATGGCTGGAGCAAGAAACATTGTCGGCCTTGGATCAATCCAATCCAGCGAAAATTATTTTCCAGATAAAATCTATGAGCAAGTAATATTACATGAAACTGAAAACGTGGAAGCAGATGCAAGTGAAAAAGAAGAAGCCACAaggaaaatgtttttggtgggATTTTGGTGCATTCAAACCATCCCGTCAGACAGGCCATCGATGTCTAAGGTTGTGGAAATGTTAGAAGGTAGTCTTGATTCCATACCGATTCCACCGAAGCCATATCTATTTACTCCGGCGTCACTAGGGCAAGAATTATCCCCATCTGTGTCTGGAAATGCAGAGATAGAAAGTTCTATTGAGGGAGAGCATTACAATTAG